A single genomic interval of Arctopsyche grandis isolate Sample6627 chromosome 8, ASM5162203v2, whole genome shotgun sequence harbors:
- the LOC143915401 gene encoding uncharacterized protein LOC143915401, translated as MSMYTSTIFLLFSICQINAAPTDGPIRIELLTEKVSGLSEQAHQKFNTLSDTALQNAEAINDLVSANLVTVGDYLTTGVTATTGAVKEQLDSAGKFARQATSLLQDTATQGAKTIADGAATVMSQKSSILSSILDQVRKIPSPIDIFSEPPRKLDSVTLEQEDLGSRLMSAKENIGTYFAGIFQAVPIVDTISEEEKYGNTGDKFETVGKALVSGSESITSFISKAAGLPIELVKNITRSASANLNNLGGRLIGLK; from the exons ATGTCGATGTATACCAGTACCATATTCCTATTGTTCTCAATCTGTCAAATAAATGCAGCACCTACAGATGGACCTATAAGAATAGAACTTTTGACAGAGAAAGTATCAGGTCTGTCGGAGCAAGCACATCAGAAATTCAACACATTGAGTGACACAGCTTTGCAGAATGCAGAAGCGATAAACGACCTAGTCTCTGCGAATCTCGTCACAGTTGGAGATTATCTCACTACAG GTGTAACTGCTACAACCGGTGCGGTGAAAGAACAATTAGATTCTGCCGGCAAATTTGCAAGACAGGCAACATCACTGTTACAAGATACGGCAACTCAGGGAGCTAAAACAATAGCAGATGGAGCTGCAACAGTCATGAGTCAAAAATCTTCCATTTTATCTTCAATTCTCGACCAAGTTAGAAAAATACCg TCACCGATAGATATATTTTCAGAGCCTCCCAGAAAGCTTGATTCAGTAACACTTGAGCAAGAAGATTTAGGTAGTCGTTTAATGTCGGCGAAAGAAAATATTGGAACATATTTTGCTGGTATTTTTCAA GCCGTGCCAATTGTTGATACAATTAGCGAAGAAGAAAAATATGGCAACACTGGAGATAAATTCGAAACTGTGGGAAAAGCTTTAGTGAGTGGTTCTGAAAGTATTACAAGTTTCATCAGTAAGGCAGCTGGG TTACCCATcgaattagtaaaaaatatcacAAGATCTGCTTCAGCGAATCTCAATAATTTAGGAGGACGCTTAATTGGactgaaataa
- the mRpL21 gene encoding mitochondrial ribosomal protein L21 — MALLNLASKISSIVTRSAGSVISKLYSTSLIPISQRGRQPDESIVRTKSTEEVDRIINTVNQLAAAKLSRNFAIIQVRGKQYKVTDGDLLIVEGFWPPNIGDKLRLDKVVFAGTKDFSLIGLPLVQPGLVDVIATIIGKEMSYTKTRFRKKKRKQFMRINFIRKEQTMMRINCVKIGSNLNQPTNTAFN, encoded by the exons ATGGCATTGTTAAATTTGGCATCTAAAATTTCATCTATAGTCACTAGAAGTGCAg GTAGTGTAATCTCGAAGCTATACAGCACAAGTTTAATTCCAATTAGCCAAAGAGGACGACAACCTGACGAATCTATAGTCAGAACAAAATCCACAGAGGAAGTCGATCGAATTATAAACACAGTTAATCAATTAGCAGCTGCAAAGCTAAGTAGAAATTTCGCCATAATCCAAGTACGGGGCAAACAGTATAAGGTCACAGATGGTGATTTGCTCATCGTAGAGGGATTTTGGCCACCTAATATAGGCGATAAGTTACGGCTCGACAAAGTCGTGTTTGCAGGAACCAAAGATTTTTCGTTGATTGGATTGCCGCTGGTGCAACCCGGCTTGGTTGATGTCATCGCTACTATTATTGGAAAAGAAATGTCTTACACGAAGACACGCTTTCGTAAGAAGAAGAGGAAACAGTTCATGAGAATAAATTTCATACGTAAAGAACAAACTATGATGAGAATTAATTGTGTTAAAATAGGTTCAAATTTAAACCAACCGACAAACACAGCATTTAATTGA
- the ix gene encoding mediator complex subunit intersex has protein sequence MMNNMNMHGVPMNQQVVGGVGVGGVGVGVGVGGVGVGVGVGVGMQLQSGPVGVPVMMQQPSPQQLQQPMPPQPTQPLEKLDNISKVKSLVGPLRDSLTATLKSAAQVLHQNYLVDNGSQKGVDNLVPRFDKNMEEFYSICDQIELHLKTSIACLQQAGWASQNLPLAVLTSRSEVILPPEPPPSALSYPQFLTVARMQVTYAKEIHDTLIAAVQNISPTE, from the exons ATGATGAACAACATGAATATGCACGGGGTTCCGATGAACCAGCAGGTGGTGGGTGGTGTCGGTGTCggtggagttggagtcggagtcggagtcggaggaGTAGGAGTCGgggtcggagtcggagtcggaatgCAACTACAGAGCGGTCCCGTAGGAGTCCCTGTGATGATGCAACAGCCGTCTCCTCAGCAGCTACAACAACCGATGCCACCCCAACCGACACAGCCCTTGGAGAAACTGGACAACATTTCCAAAGTCAAATCTCTCGTCGGCCCCTTGCGAGATTCCTTAACC GCCACCTTAAAATCTGCTGCTCAAGTTTTGCATCAAAATTACCTTGTAGACAACGGATCaca AAAAGGCGTCGATAATCTAGTTCCGAGATTCGATAAAAATATGGAAGAATTCTACTCTATATGTGATCAAATCGAATTACATTTG AAAACGTCTATTGCATGCTTGCAGCAAGCAGGTTGGGCATCGCAAAATCTTCCCCTGGCCGTGCTAACTTCCAGATCAGAGGTAATTTTACCACCAGAGCCCCCACCATCAGCTCTGTCCTATCCGCAGTTTTTAACAGTTGCAAGAATGCAAGTCACCTACGCAAAAGAAATCCATGACACGCTAATTGCAGCCGTTCAGAATATATCTCCTACAGAATAG
- the Spt3 gene encoding transcription initiation protein Spt3 — translation MTTTFTCEPAKASPEAGTSFHKEVASMMHGFGDGPSPLPATVTLVESIVLKQLRAILNLAAKNSERRGHKCVYPEDIIFLVRNNKVKLQRMLLYMKNKDNLKAKTKVLDEQYVPNVLLEEDTENSKKRKRSFAEIVEAIGDDDVVYKSLEFDDVIHTRKLRANSISQSINLEKYEAYHKARRVSFSSQHKMANNPKLKQWICPSNDINIACQTMQLMSYIAYETVAQIVDLCFLVRQDCKNEVNEPFARLEGGNYCNLATYDSAQLVKSGFGTNAITVAQVREAMRRFSAPIIGINGLFSRNIRGDMQTKFLAL, via the coding sequence ATGACGACAACTTTTACATGCGAACCAGCGAAAGCTTCACCCGAAGCGGGCACGTCGTTCCACAAAGAAGTAGCCAGTATGATGCACGGCTTCGGTGATGGCCCCTCACCTTTACCTGCCACGGTCACCCTCGTCGAGAGCATTGTTTTGAAACAATTACGAGCCATTCTCAATTTAGCCGCGAAAAATTCCGAAAGACGTGGCCACAAATGTGTGTATCCTGAAGATATTATCTTTTTGGTACGAAACAACAAGGTCAAATTGCAGAGAATGCTGCTCTACATGAAGAATAAAGACAATCTCAAGGCAAAAACCAAAGTACTAGACGAGCAATATGTGCCAAACGTACTTCTTGAAGAGGACACAGAGAATTCAAAGAAGCGGAAACGTTCATTTGCAGAAATCGTCGAAGCTATCGGAGACGATGACGTTGTATATAAGAGTTTGGAATTTGATGATGTCATCCACACTAGGAAGTTGAGGGCGAACTCCATCTCGCAAAGTATAAATCTAGAGAAATACGAGGCGTATCACAAGGCTCGTCGCGTTTCTTTCTCATCTCAGCACAAGATGGCCAACAATCCCAAATTGAAACAGTGGATTTGTCCCTCGAATGATATAAACATCGCCTGCCAGACCATGCAGCTGATGTCATACATCGCTTACGAGACGGTGGCTCAGATTGTTGATCTGTGCTTCCTCGTGAGGCAGGATTGTAAAAATGAAGTTAATGAACCCTTCGCGAGGTTAGAAGGTGGTAACTATTGCAATTTGGCCACATATGATAGCGCTCAGCTGGTTAAATCTGGATTTGGAACGAATGCCATTACGGTAGCACAAGTGAGGGAAGCCATGAGGCGATTTTCGGCACCCATCATTGGTATTAATGGATTGTTTTCTCGGAACATACGAGGCGACATGCAAACCAAGTTTCTAGCGTTATAA
- the LOC143915376 gene encoding uncharacterized protein LOC143915376: MVVFTCAHCGDSIQKPKVEKHYDTKCRNKYPDVCCVDCLKDFRGEEYKTHLKCISEAERYGKKGFVPKENKGEKKQCAWIEIVQSVLEENTNLSKPLRIMLEKVSKQPNTPRKESKFFNFIKSMDPRTNTRDIESAWKLLSVKLELIKGKPNGQNGDNGKENSENNLINGKENVNTTTDVESESPLKNDQKKSKKQKKMNESTDTNIVLESESQHVLENDQKKSKSKKRKIDDSEANISDSKLDNTDVSINGDKLSGNDGNLDDKPLTKKERKEKKKREKYEAELNQIQAEINDKPIGENEEKKSKKRKLKEQTEIIVEENGKDEKPNVDQSEPLTKKAKKDDAETFDWTNAISSILNSKKKETTLKKLQKKVLTEFCATTNTTVITDRINKKFMKALKKIENVVIDNDKISISAGE, encoded by the exons ATGGTAGTGTTTACTTGTGCCCATTGTGGAGATTCTATACAGAAACCCAAAGTGGAAAAACATTATGATACGAAATGtagaaacaaatatccagaCGTGTGCTGCGTAGATTGTTTGAAGGATTTTCG AGGCGAAGAATATAAGACTCATCTCAAATGCATCTCCGAGGCTGAAAGATATGGAAAGAAAGGTTTTGTTCCGAAAGAAAATAAAGGCGAAAAAAAGCAATGCGCTTGGATTGAAATCGTTCAGTCTGTTTTAGAAGAAAATACTAATTTATCTAAACCTTTGCGTATTATGCTAGAGAAAGTATCGAAGCAACCCAACACGCCCAGAAAAGAATCAAAATTCTTCAACTTCATCAAAAGTATGGATCCACGAACTAATACTAGGGACATTGAAAGCGCTTGGAAGTTGTTATCGGTTAAGTTGGAATTGATCAAAGGTAAGCCAAATGGACAAAATGGTGATAATGGGAAAGAAAAttccgaaaataatttgattaatgGTAAAGAAAATGTAAATACGACGACTGACGTTGAATCTGAATCTCCtttaaaaaatgatcaaaagaAATCcaagaagcaaaaaaaaatgaatgaaagcACAGATACGAATATTGTATTGGAATCTGAGTCACAGCATGTTTtagaaaatgatcaaaaaaaatcaaagtcaaAAAAACGCAAAATCGACGATTCGGAAGCTAACATTTCAGACAGCAAGTTGGATAACACTGATGTATCGATCAATGGTGATAAATTGAGCGGCAATGATGGAAATTTAGACGACAAGCCTTTAACTAAAAAAGAAcgcaaagagaaaaaaaagcgAGAAAAATACGAAGCTGAATTGAACCAAATACAAGCTGAAATCAATGATAAACCAATTGGCGAAAACGAAGAAAAGAAATCCAAAAAGCGAAAATTGAAAGAGCAAACAGAGATAATCGTGGAAGAAAACGGAAAGGATGAGAAGCCAAATGTGGATCAAAGCGAACCACTAACGAAGAAAGCCAAGAAGGATGATGCTGAAACTTTCGATTGGACGAATGCCATTTCATCCATACTAAATTCAAAAAAGAAGGAAActacattgaaaaaattgcaaaaaaaagttttgacTGAATTCTGTGCTACAACTAACACTACAGTCATTACTGATAGAATCAATAAGAAATTTATGAAAGCATTAAAGAAGATCGAAAATGTTGTgatagacaatgataaaatatcaatatctgCTGGTGAATAG
- the LOC143915584 gene encoding uncharacterized protein LOC143915584: MTTILKCNILILLAIAAALVVAQEQPQKRAIDDDGSRIQLADPIIERDRQTRQSKRPKTTPQPLGFFGSIGTIGRLIYEQYNDTKSAYSQVSELFNGQFSDSGPTTKPPPITDNSTTTTEAPPRLSRAEFLEVLRRNVIGLRRLYNLEMREALADSRKNIVEYKREFNRKLYEQFQDD, from the exons ATGACAACGATCTTAAAATGCaatatacttatattattaGCGATAGCAGCCGCTCTAGTCGTAGCTCAAGAACAACCTCAAAAGAGGGCCATAGATGACGACGGAAGTAGG ATCCAATTAGCGGATCCTATAATTGAGAGAGATCGACAAACCAGACAATCGAAAAGACCGAAAACGACTCCTCAGCCTTTGGGATTTTTCGGCTCAATCGGGACCATCGGAAGATTAATTTATGAA CAATATAACGATACGAAAAGTGCATATAGTCAGGTGTCCGAATTATTTAATGGTCAATTCAGCGATTCGGGA CCGACAACAAAGCCGCCACCGATTACTGACAATTCAACGACGACTACTGAAGCACCACCGAGGTTGTCGAGAGCAGAATTCCTTGAAGTACTCAGACGTAATGTTATTGGATTGAGACGTTTGTACAATTTGGAAATGAGAGAGGCCTTAGCA GATTCGCGAAAaaatatcgttgaatataaGAGGGAATTCAATAGAAAACTCTACGAACAATTCCAAGacgattaa